A stretch of Lathyrus oleraceus cultivar Zhongwan6 chromosome 6, CAAS_Psat_ZW6_1.0, whole genome shotgun sequence DNA encodes these proteins:
- the LOC127096050 gene encoding uncharacterized protein LOC127096050 isoform X1, with protein MGTFCDETEISDHNQNHVIDASAKVDHKCSSKKMEVDEGLNLNTVACLRGRLLAERHASKVAKEQAESMGKKLVELEKLVKEEIRLRDKSERKLKLLRKKLESSSSKSSKLSQLGHSDSSQKSENSCGLSSVSSNSKNSEANETRNCVKALTENLVANHSVSGSENGSSCTKECDSQITDNSSSSNYSEHGYSSLKNLSFEFENVKNDENNESKDLKNDEIRLSSLSTKSSVTENESDHADSFDNSLAIVPVTVNMTATSRAKNNHKQVNENVFEALDALRVAKEKLQSSLGTRQMIQVGLS; from the exons ATGGGTACTTTCTGTGATGAAACTGAAATTTCAGATCATAATCAAAACCATGTCATTGATGCTAGCGCCAAAGTGGACCACAAATGCAG TAGCAAGAAAATGGAAGTAGATGAAGGTTTGAATTTGAACACTGTTGCATGTCTAAGAGGGAGGTTATTAGCAGAAAGACATGCTTCAAAAGTGGCTAAGGAACAAGCAGAATCAATGGGCAAAAag TTGGTTGAGTTGGAGAAGTTGGTTAAAGAAGAGATCAGGTTAAGAGATAAATCTGAGAGAAAGCTTAAATTGTTAAGGAAAAAGCTTGAATCTTCTTCAAGCAAATCCTCCAAATTAAGCCAATTGGGGCATTCTGATTCTTCACAAAAAAGTGAAAATTCTTGTGGTTTATCATCAGTTAGTTCAAATTCAAAAAATTCAGAAGCTAATGAAACCCGAAATTGTGTGAAAGCTTTGACAGAAAATTTAGTGGCAAACCATAGTGTTTCAGGGTCAGAGAATGGTTCATCATGTACAAAAGAATGTGATTCTCAGATTACTGATAATAGTTCAAGTAGTAATTATTCAGAACATGGTTATTCTTCTCTAAAGAATCTGAGCTTTGAGTTTGAGAATGTGAAGAATGATGAAAACAATGAGTCTAAGGATTTGAAGAATGATGAAATCAG GCTTTCTAGTTTAAGCACAAAGTCATCAGTGACAGAGAATGAGAGTGATCATGCAGATTCCTTTGATAATTCCTTGGCAATAGTTCCTGTGACTGTGAATATGACAGCAACATCTCGAGCTAAAAATAATCACAAACAAGTTAACGAAAATGTCTTTGAAGCTCTAGATGCTTTAAGGGTTGCCAAAGAAAAGCTTCAAAGTTCATTGGGAACAAGGCAAATGATTCAAGTTGGCTTAAGTTAA
- the LOC127096050 gene encoding uncharacterized protein LOC127096050 isoform X2: MGTFCDETEISDHNQNHVIDASAKVDHKCSKKMEVDEGLNLNTVACLRGRLLAERHASKVAKEQAESMGKKLVELEKLVKEEIRLRDKSERKLKLLRKKLESSSSKSSKLSQLGHSDSSQKSENSCGLSSVSSNSKNSEANETRNCVKALTENLVANHSVSGSENGSSCTKECDSQITDNSSSSNYSEHGYSSLKNLSFEFENVKNDENNESKDLKNDEIRLSSLSTKSSVTENESDHADSFDNSLAIVPVTVNMTATSRAKNNHKQVNENVFEALDALRVAKEKLQSSLGTRQMIQVGLS; encoded by the exons ATGGGTACTTTCTGTGATGAAACTGAAATTTCAGATCATAATCAAAACCATGTCATTGATGCTAGCGCCAAAGTGGACCACAAATGCAG CAAGAAAATGGAAGTAGATGAAGGTTTGAATTTGAACACTGTTGCATGTCTAAGAGGGAGGTTATTAGCAGAAAGACATGCTTCAAAAGTGGCTAAGGAACAAGCAGAATCAATGGGCAAAAag TTGGTTGAGTTGGAGAAGTTGGTTAAAGAAGAGATCAGGTTAAGAGATAAATCTGAGAGAAAGCTTAAATTGTTAAGGAAAAAGCTTGAATCTTCTTCAAGCAAATCCTCCAAATTAAGCCAATTGGGGCATTCTGATTCTTCACAAAAAAGTGAAAATTCTTGTGGTTTATCATCAGTTAGTTCAAATTCAAAAAATTCAGAAGCTAATGAAACCCGAAATTGTGTGAAAGCTTTGACAGAAAATTTAGTGGCAAACCATAGTGTTTCAGGGTCAGAGAATGGTTCATCATGTACAAAAGAATGTGATTCTCAGATTACTGATAATAGTTCAAGTAGTAATTATTCAGAACATGGTTATTCTTCTCTAAAGAATCTGAGCTTTGAGTTTGAGAATGTGAAGAATGATGAAAACAATGAGTCTAAGGATTTGAAGAATGATGAAATCAG GCTTTCTAGTTTAAGCACAAAGTCATCAGTGACAGAGAATGAGAGTGATCATGCAGATTCCTTTGATAATTCCTTGGCAATAGTTCCTGTGACTGTGAATATGACAGCAACATCTCGAGCTAAAAATAATCACAAACAAGTTAACGAAAATGTCTTTGAAGCTCTAGATGCTTTAAGGGTTGCCAAAGAAAAGCTTCAAAGTTCATTGGGAACAAGGCAAATGATTCAAGTTGGCTTAAGTTAA